From Syntrophales bacterium, a single genomic window includes:
- a CDS encoding site-specific integrase, translated as MKNLAVYNSFPITVDRPMQYLAESQVNSMTSVFQEWYDTSPTKAKRKSRGRYWLTFLVLRYTGARIGEVLSIDDKVDIDFRNTEIRLITLKRHNSKVQSRIVPVPGNVTSEIATYVAEFPDQRGKVFKLDQSNFRQVFCERATTANIPREMAHPHILRHTRAIELLRAGVPVTIVQDILGHSALTTTAIYLRMSGQEAKGILRDKGLI; from the coding sequence ATGAAGAATCTTGCTGTATATAACTCGTTTCCCATAACAGTTGACAGGCCCATGCAATACCTGGCTGAAAGCCAGGTGAATTCCATGACCAGTGTCTTTCAGGAATGGTACGATACCAGCCCCACAAAAGCAAAAAGAAAATCCCGTGGCCGGTACTGGCTGACGTTTCTTGTTCTGCGATATACGGGCGCAAGGATCGGCGAGGTGCTAAGTATTGACGACAAGGTAGATATTGACTTCCGAAACACGGAAATCAGACTAATCACGCTAAAAAGACACAATTCAAAAGTTCAGTCCCGCATCGTCCCTGTACCGGGAAACGTAACGAGTGAGATTGCCACCTATGTTGCGGAGTTTCCGGATCAGAGAGGTAAAGTGTTTAAGCTGGACCAGAGTAATTTTAGGCAAGTGTTTTGTGAAAGAGCAACGACCGCGAATATACCGAGAGAAATGGCGCACCCTCATATTTTGAGACACACAAGGGCAATCGAGTTACTGAGAGCGGGCGTACCCGTTACGATCGTACAGGACATTCTCGGTCATTCTGCGCTGACAACCACGGCAATCTATTTAAGGATGTCGGGACAGGAAGCTAAGGGGATATTAAGAGATAAAGGATTAATCTAA
- a CDS encoding NUDIX hydrolase — MKITKRDTVFDGDYLGVVRKHFITDTGQECFWETIERKNIYNGGAVVIVALTKKRELILERNWRVPIESFVIQFPAGLTDKKGESEEEAARRELLEETGYRAEKLIPIISVPLCPALATTRATHFFAPVVEFIGNTIRDATEKIEVLKVPLEELDHFLFNLPEDTELDLRVPGILRVLERRGLL, encoded by the coding sequence ATGAAAATTACAAAAAGAGATACGGTTTTTGACGGAGACTATTTGGGAGTTGTCAGGAAACACTTCATAACAGACACAGGCCAGGAATGTTTTTGGGAAACGATAGAAAGGAAGAACATATATAATGGAGGGGCGGTAGTAATTGTTGCCTTAACTAAAAAAAGAGAGCTGATTCTGGAGAGAAACTGGAGAGTTCCCATAGAATCTTTTGTTATCCAGTTCCCCGCGGGCCTCACTGATAAAAAGGGTGAGAGCGAAGAAGAAGCTGCCAGAAGGGAACTTTTAGAAGAAACCGGCTATAGAGCGGAAAAACTCATTCCTATTATCTCGGTACCCCTGTGCCCGGCGCTGGCTACTACCAGGGCAACTCACTTTTTTGCTCCTGTTGTGGAATTTATAGGGAATACAATAAGGGATGCTACCGAGAAAATCGAAGTTCTAAAAGTCCCACTCGAAGAACTGGATCATTTTTTATTCAATCTTCCTGAAGATACAGAATTGGATCTCAGGGTTCCAGGCATACTCCGGGTTCTCGAAAGGAGAGGTCTGCTCTGA